In Aquimarina sp. TRL1, a single window of DNA contains:
- the carA gene encoding glutamine-hydrolyzing carbamoyl-phosphate synthase small subunit: protein MKYQSRKKAILLLADGTIFYGKAVGKEGSAFGEVCFNTGMTGYQEIFTDPSYYGQLMVTTNAHIGNYGTNEEEVESDSVKIAGLIVKNFSYEYSRVSADSSLQEFLEANNLLAISDVDTRALVSYIRDNGTMNAVISTEVDDVDALKEKLAAVPDMNGLELASKVSTKEPYFFGDPEAPYKVSALDLGIKKNILRNLAKRGAYIKVFPYNSTFEELSEWNPDGYFLSNGPGDPEPLEEAINTAKEIIKRDLPLFGICLGHQVIALANGISTYKMHNGHRGINHPVKNLLTGKGEITSQNHGFAINREEAEKNEEIEVTHLHLNDDTVAGIRMKNKNCFSVQYHPEASPGPNDSVYLFDQFIENIKKTK from the coding sequence ATGAAATATCAATCTCGTAAAAAGGCAATTCTTTTATTAGCAGACGGAACAATTTTCTACGGAAAAGCAGTAGGAAAAGAAGGAAGCGCTTTTGGTGAAGTATGTTTTAATACTGGTATGACAGGATATCAGGAGATTTTTACCGACCCATCTTACTATGGGCAATTGATGGTGACAACTAATGCGCATATTGGTAATTATGGAACCAATGAAGAAGAAGTTGAGTCAGACTCTGTAAAAATAGCAGGATTAATCGTTAAGAACTTTAGCTATGAGTATTCTAGAGTATCAGCGGATTCGTCTTTACAGGAATTTCTTGAAGCAAATAATTTATTGGCTATTTCTGATGTGGATACAAGAGCATTGGTTAGTTATATCAGAGATAATGGAACAATGAATGCTGTTATTTCTACAGAAGTAGACGATGTAGATGCATTAAAAGAAAAATTAGCAGCAGTTCCGGATATGAACGGTTTGGAACTGGCGTCTAAAGTATCAACAAAAGAGCCTTATTTCTTTGGAGATCCTGAAGCACCTTATAAAGTATCAGCGTTAGATCTAGGAATTAAGAAGAATATACTTAGAAATCTTGCAAAAAGAGGAGCGTATATCAAAGTGTTTCCATATAATAGTACTTTCGAAGAATTAAGTGAATGGAATCCTGATGGATATTTCTTATCTAATGGTCCTGGAGACCCTGAACCATTAGAAGAGGCAATTAATACTGCCAAAGAAATTATTAAGAGAGATTTGCCTTTGTTTGGAATATGTCTTGGACATCAGGTTATTGCATTAGCTAATGGGATTAGTACATATAAAATGCATAACGGGCATAGAGGAATCAATCACCCGGTGAAGAATTTGCTTACAGGTAAAGGAGAAATCACATCTCAGAATCACGGGTTTGCTATTAATAGAGAAGAAGCAGAAAAAAATGAAGAAATAGAGGTGACGCATTTGCATTTAAATGACGATACAGTAGCTGGAATCAGAATGAAAAATAAAAACTGTTTCTCAGTACAGTATCACCCGGAAGCAAGTCCAGGACCAAATGATTCTGTTTATTTATTTGATCAATTCATAGAAAATATAAAAAAGACAAAATAA
- the rplQ gene encoding 50S ribosomal protein L17: MRHGKKFNHLGRKTAHRKSMLANMACSLIEHKRINTTVAKAKALKQFVEPLVTKSKEDTTHNRRIVFSRLRNKYAVTELFREVAAKVGDRPGGYTRIIKLGNRLGDNADMAMIELVDYNELYNANKPAKKKSTRRGRRKASTAPAAPVAETNSSEEE, encoded by the coding sequence ATGAGACACGGAAAAAAATTCAATCACTTAGGAAGAAAAACTGCACACCGTAAGTCTATGCTTGCGAATATGGCATGTTCCCTAATTGAACATAAAAGAATCAACACTACAGTAGCAAAGGCAAAAGCATTAAAACAATTTGTAGAGCCTTTAGTAACAAAATCTAAAGAAGATACTACACATAACAGACGTATTGTTTTCTCTAGATTGCGTAACAAGTATGCGGTAACAGAATTGTTCCGTGAGGTAGCTGCTAAAGTAGGAGATCGACCTGGAGGGTACACCAGAATTATTAAACTGGGAAATCGTTTAGGAGATAACGCTGATATGGCAATGATAGAACTTGTTGATTATAATGAGTTGTACAATGCTAATAAGCCAGCGAAGAAAAAATCTACTAGAAGAGGTAGAAGAAAAGCTAGTACTGCACCAGCAGCACCAGTAGCTGAAACTAATAGCTCTGAAGAAGAATAA
- a CDS encoding DNA-directed RNA polymerase subunit alpha, with protein MAILNFQKPDKVIMIDSTEFDGKFEFRPLEPGYGLTVGNALRRVLLSSLEGFAITSLKIEGVDHEFSTISGVVEDVTEIILNLKQVRFKRQIEDVDNESVTISVSGQEQLTAGDFQKFISGFQVLNPDLVICNMDKKVALNLEISIEKGRGYVPAEENKKANAPIGTIFTDSIYTPIKNVKYSIENYRVEQKTDYEKLVFEIVTDGSIHPKEALTEAAKILIHHFMLFSDERITLEADEIAQTETYDEESLHMRQLLKTKLIDMDLSVRALNCLKAAEVDTLGDLVSYNKNDLMKFRNFGKKSLTELEELVNVKGLNFGMDLSKYKLDKD; from the coding sequence ACTGAGTTCGATGGTAAGTTTGAATTCAGACCATTAGAACCAGGGTACGGATTAACAGTTGGTAACGCTTTACGTAGAGTTTTGTTATCTTCTTTAGAGGGATTCGCTATTACTTCTTTAAAAATTGAAGGAGTAGATCATGAGTTTTCTACTATATCAGGAGTAGTAGAAGATGTTACTGAAATTATCCTTAATCTTAAACAAGTACGTTTTAAACGTCAAATCGAAGATGTAGATAATGAATCAGTGACAATCTCTGTATCAGGGCAAGAGCAATTAACTGCTGGAGATTTTCAAAAATTTATATCCGGATTTCAGGTGTTAAACCCAGATTTGGTAATCTGTAATATGGATAAAAAAGTAGCACTTAATCTCGAAATTTCTATTGAGAAAGGAAGAGGGTATGTTCCTGCTGAAGAGAATAAGAAGGCAAATGCACCAATAGGGACTATTTTTACAGATTCAATTTATACGCCTATAAAGAATGTAAAATATAGTATAGAAAACTATCGTGTAGAACAAAAAACGGATTACGAAAAACTTGTTTTTGAAATCGTAACAGACGGATCAATACATCCAAAAGAAGCGTTGACAGAAGCAGCAAAAATATTGATCCATCACTTTATGTTGTTCTCTGATGAGCGTATTACCTTAGAAGCTGATGAGATTGCACAAACAGAAACATATGATGAGGAATCATTGCATATGAGACAGCTATTAAAAACTAAGTTAATAGATATGGATCTTTCTGTGCGAGCTCTTAACTGTTTGAAAGCAGCAGAAGTTGATACTTTGGGTGACTTAGTATCGTATAATAAAAACGATTTAATGAAGTTCCGTAACTTCGGTAAGAAATCTTTGACAGAACTAGAAGAACTAGTAAATGTTAAAGGGCTTAACTTTGGTATGGATCTTTCAAAATATAAATTAGATAAAGACTAA